AGTTCACCAATATTCAGGAAGACCCAAGAAGGGGAAATTTTCAACCACCATCTCCTCGCCGGCGCCACGGGCGCTCGGCTCACTTCTCTGTGACGAGATCCTTGTAGTACCTGATGGCCTCCCTGGTATCGTCGAACCCTGCGGCGGCGTCCAAGAATCGCATGACCTTCTCCAGCTCCTGGTCATTGGCATCGTCGATGAAGGGCGCCACCGGGAGGGCGTTCTCTGGCTGCAGGGAGTAGGCGTTTGGGTTGTCGTCGACGATGATGGCGCAGTCCGGAGCCCGGCCAGTGGCCGACAGGTCCTTGACGAGCCTGCCGTCGCCGTCGTCTCGGCAGGCGCTGCGGTACAGGCGGTGCGCGATCAGCGCGCCCGTGGGGTCGAGGCGGTCGAGCACGAGCGAGGCGTACTGCTCCAGCCCCGCGGTGAAGATGACGACCTCGAAGGCCTCCGCCGCCGCGCGGAGAAAGTCGTCGACGCCCGGGCGCTTGCAGACGTAGAAGGTGACCGCCTTGCCGCAGATGACCGGCCGCACGGTGAAGTCGTAGCGCGCCGGCGCCGGGTCGGTCTGGGAGTGGATGAGCGTCTCGTCGAGGTCCAGAAAAAGGGTCTTCTTTTCCGGATCCGACGGCGGCGGGAGCGCGGCGGCGTGGACCCTGCCGGGCCGCTGAGCGCGGGGCGAGAAGTGCGGCGTGGGCGGGGGCGAGGAGGAGCGGAGGCGCTGGAACCCCGTGGCCCCGGCCCTGCGCTTGGACGGGGA
The sequence above is drawn from the Triticum urartu cultivar G1812 unplaced genomic scaffold, Tu2.1 TuUngrouped_contig_2052, whole genome shotgun sequence genome and encodes:
- the LOC125526858 gene encoding probable C-terminal domain small phosphatase codes for the protein MVSRTPTKAPAARPGTGTGSPAKPSPSPTPAARRRQALRGGRRPSSTKRRASPLKSLAAAPAAVASSFGRSVRFCRRRLIKVFARLAVLGSPSKRRAGATGFQRLRSSSPPPTPHFSPRAQRPGRVHAAALPPPSDPEKKTLFLDLDETLIHSQTDPAPARYDFTVRPVICGKAVTFYVCKRPGVDDFLRAAAEAFEVVIFTAGLEQYASLVLDRLDPTGALIAHRLYRSACRDDGDGRLVKDLSATGRAPDCAIIVDDNPNAYSLQPENALPVAPFIDDANDQELEKVMRFLDAAAGFDDTREAIRYYKDLVTEK